In Castor canadensis chromosome 11, mCasCan1.hap1v2, whole genome shotgun sequence, a single genomic region encodes these proteins:
- the Nme1 gene encoding nucleoside diphosphate kinase A isoform X1 has translation MQMLRTTWGRGVFPVPAAAAGVKAQAAEGVRRVRGPEGKGKGVGSGEVDRGGEVLEKRTMASNERTFIAIKPDGVQRGLVGEIIKRFEQKGFRLVALKFMQASEDLLKEHYIDLKDRPFFTGLVRYMHSGPVVAMVWEGLNVVKTGRVMLGETNPADSKPGTIRGDFCIQIGRNIIHGSDSVKSAEKEISLWFQPEELVDYKSCAQDWIYE, from the exons ATGCAAATGCTGAGAACCACGTGGGGCCGAGGTGTGTTTCCGGTGCCGGCAGCTGCAGCCGGGGTTAAAGCCCAAGCAGCAGAAGGGGTGAGAAGGGTTCGGGGTcctgaagggaaaggaaaaggagtcGGGTCTGGGGAAGTAGATAGAGGAGGTGAAGTTTTAGAAAAGAG GACCATGGCCAGCAATGAGCGCACTTTCATTGCTATCAAGCCTGATGGGGTCCAGCGGGGTCTTGTGGGAGAGATCATCAAGCGATTTGAGCAGAAGGGATTCCGCCTTGTGGCTCTGAAGTTTATGCAG GCTTCTGAAGACCTTCTCAAAGAACACTACATTGACCTGAAGGACCGTCCATTCTTCACTGGCCTGGTGAGATACATGCACTCAGGGCCAGTGGTTGCCATG GTCTGGGAGGGGCTGAATGTTGTAAAGACAGGCCGAGTGATGCTGGGAGAGACCAACCCTGCAGATTCCAAGCCTGGGACCATCCGTGGGGACTTTTGCATCCAAATTGGCAG GAACATCATTCATGGCAGCGATTCCGTGAAAAGTGCAGAGAAGGAGATCAGCTTGTGGTTTCAACCTGAGGAACTGGTGGATTACAAGAGCTGTGCACAGGACTGGATCTACGAGTGA
- the Nme1 gene encoding nucleoside diphosphate kinase A isoform X2 yields the protein MQMLRTTWGRGVFPVPAAAAGVKAQAAEGVRRVRGPEGKGKGVGSGEVDRGGEVLEKRTMASNERTFIAIKPDGVQRGLVGEIIKRFEQKGFRLVALKFMQASEDLLKEHYIDLKDRPFFTGLVRYMHSGPVVAMVWEGLNVVKTGRVMLGETNPADSKPGTIRGDFCIQIGTSFMAAIP from the exons ATGCAAATGCTGAGAACCACGTGGGGCCGAGGTGTGTTTCCGGTGCCGGCAGCTGCAGCCGGGGTTAAAGCCCAAGCAGCAGAAGGGGTGAGAAGGGTTCGGGGTcctgaagggaaaggaaaaggagtcGGGTCTGGGGAAGTAGATAGAGGAGGTGAAGTTTTAGAAAAGAG GACCATGGCCAGCAATGAGCGCACTTTCATTGCTATCAAGCCTGATGGGGTCCAGCGGGGTCTTGTGGGAGAGATCATCAAGCGATTTGAGCAGAAGGGATTCCGCCTTGTGGCTCTGAAGTTTATGCAG GCTTCTGAAGACCTTCTCAAAGAACACTACATTGACCTGAAGGACCGTCCATTCTTCACTGGCCTGGTGAGATACATGCACTCAGGGCCAGTGGTTGCCATG GTCTGGGAGGGGCTGAATGTTGTAAAGACAGGCCGAGTGATGCTGGGAGAGACCAACCCTGCAGATTCCAAGCCTGGGACCATCCGTGGGGACTTTTGCATCCAAATTG GAACATCATTCATGGCAGCGATTCCGTGA
- the Nme1 gene encoding nucleoside diphosphate kinase A isoform X3: MLSRLPSLILIRESLIRTMASNERTFIAIKPDGVQRGLVGEIIKRFEQKGFRLVALKFMQASEDLLKEHYIDLKDRPFFTGLVRYMHSGPVVAMVWEGLNVVKTGRVMLGETNPADSKPGTIRGDFCIQIGRNIIHGSDSVKSAEKEISLWFQPEELVDYKSCAQDWIYE, from the exons ATGCTCTCCAGGCTTCCTTCCCTGATTCTCATCAGAGAGTCTCTTATCAG GACCATGGCCAGCAATGAGCGCACTTTCATTGCTATCAAGCCTGATGGGGTCCAGCGGGGTCTTGTGGGAGAGATCATCAAGCGATTTGAGCAGAAGGGATTCCGCCTTGTGGCTCTGAAGTTTATGCAG GCTTCTGAAGACCTTCTCAAAGAACACTACATTGACCTGAAGGACCGTCCATTCTTCACTGGCCTGGTGAGATACATGCACTCAGGGCCAGTGGTTGCCATG GTCTGGGAGGGGCTGAATGTTGTAAAGACAGGCCGAGTGATGCTGGGAGAGACCAACCCTGCAGATTCCAAGCCTGGGACCATCCGTGGGGACTTTTGCATCCAAATTGGCAG GAACATCATTCATGGCAGCGATTCCGTGAAAAGTGCAGAGAAGGAGATCAGCTTGTGGTTTCAACCTGAGGAACTGGTGGATTACAAGAGCTGTGCACAGGACTGGATCTACGAGTGA
- the Nme1 gene encoding nucleoside diphosphate kinase A isoform X4: MASNERTFIAIKPDGVQRGLVGEIIKRFEQKGFRLVALKFMQASEDLLKEHYIDLKDRPFFTGLVRYMHSGPVVAMVWEGLNVVKTGRVMLGETNPADSKPGTIRGDFCIQIGRNIIHGSDSVKSAEKEISLWFQPEELVDYKSCAQDWIYE, translated from the exons ATGGCCAGCAATGAGCGCACTTTCATTGCTATCAAGCCTGATGGGGTCCAGCGGGGTCTTGTGGGAGAGATCATCAAGCGATTTGAGCAGAAGGGATTCCGCCTTGTGGCTCTGAAGTTTATGCAG GCTTCTGAAGACCTTCTCAAAGAACACTACATTGACCTGAAGGACCGTCCATTCTTCACTGGCCTGGTGAGATACATGCACTCAGGGCCAGTGGTTGCCATG GTCTGGGAGGGGCTGAATGTTGTAAAGACAGGCCGAGTGATGCTGGGAGAGACCAACCCTGCAGATTCCAAGCCTGGGACCATCCGTGGGGACTTTTGCATCCAAATTGGCAG GAACATCATTCATGGCAGCGATTCCGTGAAAAGTGCAGAGAAGGAGATCAGCTTGTGGTTTCAACCTGAGGAACTGGTGGATTACAAGAGCTGTGCACAGGACTGGATCTACGAGTGA